A single region of the Demequina sp. genome encodes:
- a CDS encoding SDR family NAD(P)-dependent oxidoreductase: protein MREGIDPDDLEVTLRVLASLKEVGEDHPDFVTVRNATAHMIKAVKQQRRSDRRAAIYEADKAVVEATATGAPDRIDDETRGITLTAQAAVPTVGTFAKARPCYICKRKYTVVDAFYHQLCPDCAALSHAKREARADLSGKRALLTGGRAKIGMHIALRLLRDGAYTTITTRFPRDAVRRFSAMPDAAEWLHRLRVVGIDLRDPSQVVALAESVAADGPLDILINNAAQTVRRSPGAYSPLADAELAPLEAGLWPEGRGPELLTLGRTSDVHPHSIEDAVATHPLLASANAQRLTALALAPGSSSLAKLADGTAIDAGGLIPDLHHTNSWVHALGDVDALELLEVQLCNSTAPFILINALRPQLATAARGARSGRSYVVNVSAMEGVFNRGYKGPGHPHTNMAKAAVNMLTRTSARELFEADRILMTSVDTGWITDERPHPTKVRLAEEGFHAPLDLVDGAARVYDPIVRGELGEDLFGVFLKDYKPSAW, encoded by the coding sequence ATGCGCGAAGGAATCGACCCCGACGACCTCGAGGTGACCCTGCGCGTGCTCGCGTCGCTCAAGGAGGTCGGCGAGGACCACCCGGACTTCGTCACCGTGCGCAACGCCACGGCCCACATGATCAAGGCCGTCAAGCAGCAGCGCCGCAGCGACCGCAGGGCGGCGATCTATGAGGCAGACAAGGCGGTCGTGGAGGCCACGGCCACCGGCGCGCCAGACCGCATCGACGATGAGACGCGGGGCATCACGCTCACGGCGCAGGCGGCCGTGCCCACCGTCGGCACCTTCGCCAAGGCGCGCCCGTGCTACATCTGCAAGCGCAAGTACACGGTGGTCGACGCGTTCTACCACCAGTTGTGCCCCGATTGCGCTGCCCTCAGCCACGCCAAGCGCGAAGCCCGAGCGGACCTCAGTGGGAAGCGCGCGCTGCTCACGGGCGGCAGGGCGAAGATCGGCATGCACATCGCGCTGCGGCTGCTGCGCGACGGCGCGTACACGACCATCACCACGCGCTTCCCTCGCGATGCCGTGCGCCGGTTCTCCGCCATGCCCGACGCCGCCGAGTGGCTACACCGCCTGCGGGTGGTGGGCATCGACCTGCGCGACCCCTCTCAAGTGGTCGCGCTCGCGGAATCTGTGGCCGCGGACGGCCCACTCGACATCCTCATCAACAACGCGGCGCAGACGGTCCGACGCTCCCCCGGCGCCTACTCTCCGCTCGCCGATGCGGAACTGGCTCCCCTCGAGGCGGGCCTGTGGCCGGAGGGCCGGGGTCCGGAACTGCTCACGCTCGGACGCACCAGCGACGTGCACCCGCACTCGATCGAGGACGCCGTCGCCACGCACCCTTTGCTCGCGTCCGCGAACGCCCAGCGTCTCACCGCGCTCGCCTTGGCCCCCGGATCCTCTTCGCTCGCGAAGCTCGCGGACGGCACCGCGATCGACGCCGGAGGCCTCATTCCCGACCTGCACCACACCAACTCTTGGGTGCACGCGCTCGGCGATGTGGACGCGCTGGAGCTGCTCGAGGTCCAGCTGTGCAACAGCACGGCGCCCTTCATCCTCATCAACGCGCTGAGGCCGCAGCTGGCCACCGCGGCCCGCGGGGCCCGCAGCGGCCGCAGCTACGTGGTCAACGTGTCCGCGATGGAGGGGGTCTTCAACCGGGGATACAAGGGTCCTGGTCACCCGCACACGAACATGGCGAAGGCGGCCGTGAACATGCTCACCAGAACCAGCGCGCGCGAGCTGTTCGAGGCCGATCGCATCCTCATGACGAGCGTGGACACCGGCTGGATCACCGACGAGCGCCCCCACCCCACCAAAGTGCGGCTCGCCGAGGAGGGCTTTCACGCTCCCCTCGACCTCGTGGACGGCGCCGCGCGCGTCTACGACCCCATCGTCAGAGGCGAGCTCGGCGAGGACCTCTTCGGCGTCTTCCTGAAGGACTACAAGCCTTCGGCTTGGTAG
- a CDS encoding bifunctional glycosyltransferase family 2/GtrA family protein: MWVLIPSYEPDARLPELVSRLAPWSRVVVVDDGSGEAYAELFAASGRLGAVVLTHLENEGKAAALRTGFRWLLENAPGETVVCADSDGQHLPEDVRAVGALASERRAAGEADGIVLGARRFDVPVPLRSRFGNSVTSWLVASVTGRRLTDTQTGLRAYPPGLLPWLLTVRGERFAYELRMLLDAARQGVPVVEVPIETVYLDHNASSHFRPIADSWRVLLPILLFAGSSLIAFGLDTLLLLALSALTGSLAVSIVGARLVSGTVNFTLNRRTVFRSTGRLGPQIARYAALAAALLVASYLGLWALTSVGLPLLAAKVATDLTLFAASYAVQRTHVFGRVGAHRQASVELPECAKESTPTTSR, translated from the coding sequence GTGTGGGTGCTGATCCCCTCCTATGAGCCCGACGCTCGCTTGCCAGAGCTCGTCTCTCGCCTCGCCCCGTGGTCCCGCGTGGTCGTGGTAGACGACGGATCAGGGGAGGCGTACGCGGAACTGTTCGCAGCGTCGGGCCGGCTTGGCGCGGTGGTCCTGACCCATCTCGAGAACGAGGGCAAGGCGGCGGCCCTGCGGACGGGGTTTCGCTGGCTGCTCGAGAATGCGCCGGGCGAGACGGTGGTGTGCGCGGACAGCGATGGCCAGCACCTTCCCGAGGACGTGCGCGCTGTCGGTGCATTGGCGTCGGAACGCCGGGCCGCGGGTGAGGCGGACGGCATCGTGCTGGGCGCACGAAGGTTCGATGTGCCGGTGCCGTTGCGGTCGCGATTCGGCAACTCGGTGACCTCGTGGCTCGTGGCATCGGTCACGGGCAGGCGCCTCACGGATACGCAGACGGGGCTCAGGGCGTACCCGCCGGGGCTCCTTCCGTGGCTTCTGACCGTCCGCGGCGAGAGGTTCGCCTATGAGCTGCGGATGCTGCTGGACGCGGCTCGGCAGGGCGTGCCCGTGGTCGAGGTACCCATCGAGACCGTCTACCTCGACCACAACGCGTCCTCGCACTTCCGGCCCATTGCGGACTCGTGGCGAGTGCTCCTGCCGATCCTGCTGTTCGCCGGATCGTCGCTCATCGCCTTCGGGCTCGACACCCTGCTGTTGCTGGCGCTCTCGGCCCTGACCGGTAGCCTCGCGGTCTCCATCGTCGGCGCCCGGCTCGTCTCCGGAACGGTCAACTTCACGCTGAACCGCCGCACCGTCTTCCGCTCCACAGGGCGCCTTGGGCCGCAGATCGCGCGCTACGCGGCGCTCGCCGCGGCACTGCTGGTCGCTTCGTACCTCGGACTCTGGGCGCTCACCTCCGTTGGGCTCCCGCTGCTGGCGGCCAAGGTCGCTACGGACCTGACGCTGTTCGCCGCCTCCTACGCCGTGCAGCGCACGCACGTGTTCGGCCGCGTGGGGGCGCACCGCCAGGCTTCCGTAGAATTGCCCGAATGCGCGAAGGAATCGACCCCGACGACCTCGAGGTGA
- a CDS encoding phosphodiester glycosidase family protein, which translates to MRRPLVKSILGSIALLLLAAGIVVYWALDRYVFDHVEVSHASAYEAQQSADAASNDTDLAEPSVTYTKHTLETASGTVTYYVADVTFSDITQLKSAFANDEFGLNITEDPSDIAADVGAAFAINGDYYGFRDTGIEIRNGVIYRDSGARTGAVIYRDGTMAIYDETATSAQELVDAGAWQTLSFGPALVDDGEIVSGIDEVEVDTNFGNHSIQGSQPRTAIGMVSANHFVFVVVDGRSSESSGVTMTELAEIMQSLGATVAYNLDGGGSSAMVSDGELVNNPLGKHRERGTSDILWFE; encoded by the coding sequence GCTGCTGCTTGCCGCGGGCATCGTGGTCTACTGGGCGCTCGATCGGTACGTCTTCGACCATGTAGAGGTCTCGCACGCCAGCGCCTACGAGGCACAGCAGAGCGCGGACGCGGCCTCCAACGACACCGACCTCGCCGAGCCGAGCGTCACGTACACCAAGCACACGCTGGAGACCGCCAGCGGCACGGTGACCTACTACGTCGCCGACGTCACCTTCAGCGACATCACCCAGCTCAAGTCAGCGTTCGCCAACGACGAGTTCGGCCTGAACATCACGGAGGATCCGAGCGACATTGCGGCAGATGTGGGCGCCGCTTTCGCCATCAACGGCGACTACTACGGCTTCCGCGACACCGGCATTGAGATCCGCAACGGCGTCATCTATCGGGACTCCGGGGCGCGCACCGGCGCGGTCATCTACCGCGACGGCACCATGGCGATCTACGACGAGACCGCAACCTCGGCCCAGGAGCTCGTCGACGCGGGCGCGTGGCAGACGCTGTCATTTGGCCCCGCCCTTGTCGACGACGGGGAGATCGTCTCGGGGATCGATGAGGTCGAGGTCGATACCAACTTTGGCAACCACTCCATCCAGGGCAGCCAGCCGCGCACCGCCATCGGCATGGTCAGCGCCAATCACTTTGTTTTCGTGGTCGTCGACGGCCGCTCGAGCGAAAGCTCGGGCGTCACGATGACGGAGCTCGCCGAGATCATGCAGTCGCTCGGTGCCACGGTCGCCTACAACCTCGACGGCGGTGGCTCCTCGGCGATGGTCAGCGACGGTGAGCTCGTGAACAACCCGCTCGGCAAGCACCGCGAGCGCGGCACCTCAGACATCCTGTGGTTCGAGTGA